The Naumovozyma dairenensis CBS 421 chromosome 3, complete genome genome has a window encoding:
- the PUT3 gene encoding Put3p (similar to Saccharomyces cerevisiae PUT3 (YKL015W); ancestral locus Anc_2.654) codes for MSSQLEHNSKYGNSNYNGNNHKEEGHQDIVPPIPRKSNACIQCRRRHVKCPNGNPCLRCVKSKLQCEYSEPSRKIVVSLSYLQNLQDSIITLKKNNLKLQSQLSTCQRTHPPLTSTSTVSPTSMSDLKKILNSDDGRSSSSSNNENDNDDNSGFATHEQSRYLPVSNLQQDLANDVVFNNNTVPNDINAVNHPELIYTDNTFRDDDDNKNEQIESSLSQRSGRLVETPTGQLYFVGSSSMTLFGIEIQALASKYLIDKKVCKPLPINEKEEDEQEIIKINNSKKDEKSTNKNQKKTTRNQTGSIESRKSNILKQRLSLISSLTDPVAHIEKNLDNDDAGSIAITLTFNESSILNDSAKVQFKLPSYQYSLLLIDTFVAYNDGSFYFFNEGIIKNELKIIYNHNRKNETNGRVFQSNLLQSIWYCKILLIFALGEMYHGTRNDLNGNLQKKSSKLLRYNNLRKRRKLNDNNNTTPTRHHNYKNNLLLLQSSNLPGSEFFNEASKIFNCLFSSEHLDCITKDGGVEVLLLYAFYLQVADCTVASYFYFGQALRTCLILGMHVDAQRDTLSRFELEHHRRLWWTVYMFERMLSSKAGLPLSFTDNTISTELPDNFDMNYPPPGCEHYIFPEAEYISNCVKIVQINAQILNQLYQRQPDSNILPTVQNIITKLLNWRNELSSNSQVDFNVPNLTISRLSTNLFTEYFQGINLAVRPLLFHFVSIQLKKFQNKNYNSYLNLQDYPNSITTLLNCSLQSSVNTIRSLWLLMKQNMLALFGYMDREYLFTSSCTLLLFNATFGIHEQTSQYLDQSLEILTKMQILGNNPAGLRKTQLLTMMINLDFHGIMKNLISKYSIEDESIIIEYEKNENISVHNKESESTYSIPKFYENILNGMIEENNTSTNHSTSPAYDDTKGELNRDENIIDLPVDSNDDGTKMMHTPLMNSISRTASLANLFNPSVAPNYQTEPLTDKGNEIIEQNGTQLRPTNYVDNDELQEMLDSLDQLSNTDNKLWKEISDQAMWLGDTMDPTAAVGSELDVKDFLS; via the coding sequence ATGAGTTCACAACTTGAACATAACAGTAAGTATGGAAATAGTAATTACAACGGGAATAACCATAAAGAGGAAGGCCATCAAGACATAGTGCCGCCTATCCCAAGGAAAAGTAATGCATGTATTCAATGTAGAAGAAGACATGTTAAATGTCCCAATGGGAATCCATGCCTCCGATGTGTGAAAAGTAAATTACAATGTGAATATTCGGAACCATCCAGGAAAATTGTCGTATCATTGAGTTACCTTCAAAATTTACAAGATTCTATAATtactttaaaaaaaaataatctGAAACTACAATCGCAATTATCAACTTGCCAAAGGACACATCCACCATTAACATCCACCTCAACTGTTTCCCCAACTTCAATGAgtgatttgaaaaaaatattaaacaGTGATGATGGTAgaagtagtagtagtagtaacAACGAGAATgacaatgatgataacTCTGGTTTTGCAACGCATGAACAATCAAGATATCTACCAGTATCAAATTTACAACAAGACTTAGCTAATGATGTCgtatttaataataataccgtACCCAATGATATCAATGCCGTGAACCATCCAGAATTGATCTATACTGACAATACCTTCCGTGATGACGACGACAATAAGAATGAACAAATAgaatcttcattatcacaAAGAAGTGGGAGATTGGTGGAGACTCCCACGGGTCAATTATATTTCGTTGGTTCCTCTTCAATGACTTTATTTGGTATAGAAATTCAAGCCTTAGcttccaaatatttaatcGATAAGAAAGTTTGTAAACCATTGCCGattaatgaaaaggaagaagatgaacaggaaattatcaaaataaataatagcaaaaaagatgaaaaaagCACAAACAAAAACCAGAAGAAGACTACACGTAATCAAACTGGCTCCATTGaatcaagaaaatcaaatatattgaagCAAAGActatctttaatttcttctttaactGATCCAGTTGCTcacattgaaaaaaatcttgacaatgatgatgctgGATCTATAGCAATCACATTAACCTTTAATGAGTCATCAATCTTGAATGATTCTGCTAAAGTCCAATTCAAACTACCATCATatcaatattctttattgttAATCGATACTTTCGTTGCATACAATGATGGTTCgttttatttcttcaatgaaggtataattaaaaatgaattgaaaattatttataacCATAACagaaaaaatgaaacaaacGGTAGAGTATTCCAAAGTAACCTATTACAAAGTATTTGGTATTGTAAAAtcttattaatttttgCTTTAGGTGAAATGTATCATGGTACAAGGAACGATTTGAATGGTAAccttcaaaaaaaatcttcaaaattactgagatataataatcttcgaaaaagaaggaaactaaacgacaacaacaacacaACGCCTACCCGTCATCACAATTATAAGAATAATCTTTTACTTCTACAAAGTTCTAACTTACCTGGTTctgaattttttaatgagGCCTctaaaatttttaattgcTTATTTTCTAGTGAACATCTTGATTGTATCACTAAGGATGGTGGTGTTGaagttttattattatacgCATTCTATTTACAAGTTGCTGATTGTACCGTAGcatcatatttttatttcgGTCAAGCTTTAAGAACTTGTCTCATCTTGGGGATGCATGTAGATGCTCAAAGAGATACATTATCTAGATTCGAATTGGAACATCATAGAAGATTATGGTGGACAGTTTATATGTTTGAAAGAATGTTAAGTAGCAAAGCTGGCTTACCATTGAGTTTCACAGATAACACCATATCCACAGAACTACCTGATAATTTCGATATGAATTATCCTCCACCAGGTTGTGAACATTATATTTTCCCTGAAGCTGAATACATTTCTAATTGTGTTAAGATTGTTCAAATTAATGCACAAATCTTGAATCAATTATATCAAAGACAACCAGATTCAAATATCTTACCAACGGTACAAAACATTATAACAAAATTGTTAAATTGGAGAAAtgaattatcatcaaattcacAAGTAGATTTTAATGTCCCAAATTTGACAATTTCAAGATTATCAACAAACCTTTTCACTGAATATTTCCAAGGGATTAATTTAGCAGTAAGGCCATTGTTATTCCATTTCGTTTccattcaattgaaaaaatttcaaaataaaaattataattcataTTTGAACTTACAAGATTATCCCAATTCTATAACGACTTTGTTAAATTGTTCATTACAATCTTCAGTGAATACAATTAGATCATTATGGCTATtgatgaaacaaaatatgTTAGCATTATTTGGTTATATGGATCGAGAATATCTTTTCACTTCATCTTgtacattattattatttaatgcTACATTTGGAATTCATGAACAAACTTCACAATATTTGGACCAATCATTGGAAATATTAACCAAGATGCAAATTTTGGGGAACAATCCTGCTGGTTTAAGGAAAACACAATTATTAACtatgatgataaatttagATTTCCATggaataatgaagaatttaatctctaaatattcaattgaagatgaatcaataatcattgaatatgaaaagaatgaaaatatttcagtTCATAATAAAGAATCTGAAAGTACATACTCAATCCCAAAGTTTTATGAAAATATCTTAAACGGTATGatagaagaaaataacaCAAGTACGAATCATAGTACGAGCCCTGCTTATGATGATACTAAAGGGGAGCTGAACAGAGAcgaaaatattattgatcTGCCTGTCGACTCGAATGACGATGGTACGAAAATGATGCATACACCATTGatgaattcaatttcaagaaCAGCTTCATTAgctaatttatttaatcCCTCGGTAGCGccaaattatcaaacaGAACCATTAACTGATAAGGGGAATGAAATTATAGAACAAAATGGTACTCAATTAAGACCAACTAACTATgtagataatgatgaattgcAAGAAATGTTAGATAGTCTAGACCAATTAAGCAACACAGATAACAAGCTATGGAAGGAAATTTCAGATCAAGCAATGTGGTTGGGTGATACAATGGATCCAACTGCTGCCGTAGGTTCTGAATTAGACGTTAAGGATTTTTTAAGttaa
- the SEC11 gene encoding signal peptidase complex catalytic subunit SEC11 (similar to Saccharomyces cerevisiae SEC11 (YIR022W); ancestral locus Anc_2.648) produces MNLRLELQRLLGLCFMFSSAYMFWQSLSLLANTESPIVVVLSGSMEPAFQRGDILFLWNRDTQNKVGDVVVYEVEGQSIPIVHRVLREHHSTKKEKQFLLTKGDNNAVNDISLYKGKKIYLSKEKDIVGTVKGFFPQLGYVTIWVSENKYAKFALLGFLGISSLLSGE; encoded by the coding sequence ATGAATTTAAGGTTAGAATTACAAAGACTACTGGGACTATGTTTTATGTTTTCCTCAGCTTACATGTTTTGGCAAAGTTTATCACTTCTAGCTAACACAGAATCACCAATTGTAGTGGTCCTGTCAGGATCCATGGAACCTGCCTTCCAAAGAGGTGATATCTTATTTTTATGGAATAGAGATACACAAAATAAAGTTGGAGATGTCGTTGTCTATGAAGTAGAAGGTCAATCTATCCCAATTGTTCATAGAGTATTAAGAGAGCATCATTCTAccaaaaaggaaaaacaaTTCTTATTGACAAAAGGTGATAATAATGCtgttaatgatatttcatTGTATAAAGGTAAGAAGATTTACTTATCTAAGGAGAAAGATATTGTGGGAACAGTGAAAGGTTTCTTCCCCCAATTAGGATATGTCACCATTTGGGTTtctgaaaataaatacGCTAAATTTGCATTACTTGGGTTCCTTGGTATTAGCTCTTTATTGAGTGGGGAATga
- the CCE1 gene encoding cruciform cutting endonuclease (similar to Saccharomyces cerevisiae MRS1 (YIR021W) and CCE1 (YKL011C); ancestral locus Anc_2.647), translating into MNPFLSKLNIYCGNLKAKTLKDLSIITGSPIGITKSERTKDILNQCLDLEQLRQRKLQQGYIIINSIDTGISNFSFTKFKWNINDKLPILLSWEKIQLQQKFLTNLPNNHHKKFDKLSSNMSPKEFSLLTHNLVNYLLLLSSSQSSQRSYTIPDVFTIERQRTRTISSKFVLDPIINCNILENLLFSSLENRLRNLKDVDSIKPYLVLSSNPQRMTSFWCPNMKTMNNNNNNNNNNNNNNNNNNNNNNTEDHEPLSEKKEKRVKLNDNKLSKTFKINLVKDILRTRCLSQQHSNDQFIELDSHWGDHLNHVITKNPTKFKLYDCLINDDEEMNNLGQNGTKKDDDLADSFLHGLSWIEWLRSYEGIYKLLNEGKEGEDRDSNSGYINETLLNDFIEYCHERKLFVDKIQERVINLP; encoded by the coding sequence ATGAATCCATTCTTAtctaaattaaatatttactGTGGGAACTTAAAGGCTAAGACATTAAAAgatctttcaataattaCAGGTTCACCAATAGGAATTACCAAATCAGAACGTACCAAAGACATTCTCAATCAATGTCTTGATTTGGAACAATTACGGCAAAGGAAACTTCAACAAggttatataattataaattcaattgatactggtatttcaaatttttcatttactaaattcaaatggaatattaatgataaattaccaatattattatcatggGAAAAGAtacaattacaacaaaagtttttaacaaatttaccaaataaCCACCAcaaaaaatttgataaattatcaagTAATATGTCTCCTAAagaattttcattattgacACACAATCTAGTAAactatttattattattatcatcatcacaGTCATCACAAAGATCATATACAATTCCTGATGTATTTACAATTGAAAGGcaaagaacaagaacaatatcatcaaaatttgtTCTAGATCCAATTATAAATTGTAATATActtgaaaatttattattctcaTCTTTAGAAAATAGACTAAGAAACTTGAAAGATGTTGATTCAATAAAACCATATTTGGTATTATCTTCTAACCCTCAAAGAATGACATCATTTTGGTGTCCTAATATGAAAAccatgaataataataataataataataataataataataataataataataataataataataataataatactgaGGACCACGAGCCTTTAAGCgagaaaaaggaaaagagagttaaattgaatgataataaacTTTCTAAAACTTTTAAGATCAATTTAGTGAAAGATATCTTGAGGACAAGATGCTTATCACAACAACATTCAAATGATCAATTTATTGAGTTGGACTCACATTGGGGAGACCATTTAAACCATGTCATTACAAAGAATCCAACGAAATTTAAATTGTATGACTGTCTtataaatgatgatgaagaaatgaaCAATTTGGGGCAAAATGGTACTAAGAAAGATGACGATTTAGCTGATTCATTTTTACATGGGTTGAGTTGGATTGAGTGGTTAAGATCATACGAAGGTATCTACAAACTATTGAATGAGGGAAAAGAGGGAGAAGATAGAGATAGCAACTCTGGTTATATAAATGAAACACTGTTGAATGATTTCATAGAATACTGTcatgaaagaaaattgttCGTGGataaaattcaagaacGAGTTATAAACTTGCCATAG
- the ATP7 gene encoding F1F0 ATP synthase subunit d (similar to Saccharomyces cerevisiae ATP7 (YKL016C); ancestral locus Anc_2.655) — protein MSLSKSAANKLDWAKVITSLKLSGSTATQLSNFKKRNDEARRQLLELQSKPTTVDFNHYRSILQNSEIVDKIESFYKSYTPVTLDIKSQLNSLSKFENHAMENAKETESMVASELKALDETLQNIQNARPFDQLTVDELVQAKPEIDEKVEKMVKTGQWDVPGYKEKFGDLTIM, from the coding sequence ATGTCTCTAAGTAAGTCTGCTGCCAATAAATTAGATTGGGCTAAAGTTATCACCTCTTTGAAGTTGTCCGGATCCACTGCAACTCAACtatcaaatttcaaaaagagGAATGACGAAGCAAGAAGACAACTATTGGAATTACAATCCAAACCAACTACAGTCGATTTCAACCACTATAGATccattttacaaaattcaGAAATTGTagataaaattgaatcattttaTAAATCATATACTCCAGTGACATTAGATATTAAAAGtcaattaaattctttaagtaaatttgaaaatcaTGCAATGGAGAACGCAAAGGAAACAGAATCCATGGTAGCATCAGAATTGAAAGCTTTAGATGAaactttacaaaatattcaaaatgcAAGACCTTTCGATCAATTAACTGTAGATGAATTGGTACAAGCAAAACCTGAAATAGATGAAAAAGTGGAAAAAATGGTCAAAACAGGTCAATGGGATGTCCCTGGGTATAAGGAGAAGTTTGGTGACTTGACCATAATGTAA
- the ARC19 gene encoding Arc19p (similar to Saccharomyces cerevisiae ARC19 (YKL013C); ancestral locus Anc_2.650) — translation MSQSLRPYLTAVRYSLEAALTLSNFSSQEVERHNRPEVEVPNQSAELLLQPMHISRNEHEQVLIEPSINSIRVSLKVKQADEIEQILVHKFTRFLEQRAESFYILRRVPIQGYSISFLITNKHTESMKTGKLVDFIIEFMEEVDKEISEMKLFLNARARFVAEAYLGEFVY, via the coding sequence ATGTCACAATCATTACGTCCATATTTAACAGCTGTTCGTTATTCGCTAGAGGCAGCCTTAAcattatctaatttttcatcacAAGAAGTGGAAAGACATAATCGTCCTGAAGTAGAAGTTCCAAATCAAAGTGCAGAATTACTTTTACAACCTATGCATATTTCACGTAATGAACATGAGCAAGTTTTAATTGAACCAAGTATTAATTCCATTAGAGTTAGTTTGAAAGTGAAACAAgctgatgaaattgaacaaatttTAGTTCATAAATTTACAAGATTCTTGGAACAACGTGCTGAATCTTTCTATATATTAAGACGTGTACCAATTCAAGGTTATAGTATTTCATTCTTAATTacaaataaacatactGAATCTATGAAAACTGGGAAATTAGTCGATttcatcattgaatttatgGAAGAAGTTGATAAGGAAATTAGTGAAATGAAATTGTTTTTAAACGCAAGAGCAAGATTTGTCGCAGAAGCTTATTTAGGTGAGTTTGTCTATTAG
- the NDAI0C00300 gene encoding aquaporin family protein, translating into MSNTYLEQQKTTDTLSHHDTGHIENDDHLHDDKQKDPMSLKHSRFNIGRDSFRTHLIAAVGEFCGTFMFLWCSYVVANVANHDALMDAYPDGTHPEQLLMIAFGFGFSVMFSVWCFADVSGGALNPAVSLSLVLARAITPQRCIVHWLSQWIAGMAAGGAAHAMTPGSVKFANTLGNGCSRSRGVFLEMFGTAILCLTVLMTAVEKRASSFMAALPIGISLFISHAALTAYTGTGVNPARSFGAALAAKSFPPYFWIYIVGPILGATLAWSVWQLLQWLDYTTYVQAEKDGVKSTGEVRTEV; encoded by the coding sequence ATGTCAAACACATATTtagaacaacaaaagaCTACTGATACACTTTCTCACCATGACACAGGTCATATAGAAAATGATGACCATTTACATGACGACAAACAAAAGGATCCAATGAGTTTGAAACATTCTCGTTTCAATATCGGTAGAGATTCATTCAGAACTCATCTAATCGCAGCAGTCGGTGAATTCTGTGGTACTTTCATGTTCTTATGGTGTTCATACGTCGTAGCTAACGTCGCAAACCATGACGCTTTAATGGACGCATACCCAGATGGAACTCATCCTgaacaattattaatgatcGCATTCGGTTTCGGGTTTTCTGTCATGTTCTCTGTTTGGTGTTTTGCTGATGTCTCAGGTGGTGCTTTAAACCCTGCTGTCAGTTTATCATTAGTATTAGCAAGAGCAATTACTCCACAAAGATGTATCGTCCATTGGCTTTCACAATGGATCGCAGGTATGGCTGCAGGTGGTGCTGCTCATGCAATGACTCCAGGTTCTGTCAAATTCGCAAACACTCTAGGTAACGGTTGTTCAAGATCAAGAGGTGTTTTCTTGGAAATGTTCGGTACCGCTATCCTTTGTTTGACCGTCTTAATGACCGCTGTAGAAAAACGTGCTAGTAGTTTTATGGCTGCTTTACCAATCGGTATTTCTTTGTTCATTTCTCATGCTGCATTAACTGCTTACACTGGTACTGGTGTTAATCCAGCAAGATCCTTTGGGGCTGCTTTGGCTGCAAAAAGTTTCCCTCCATATTTTTGGATTTATATCGTCGGTCCAATCTTGGGGGCAACTTTAGCTTGGTCTGTTTGGCAATTATTACAATGGTTGGATTATACTACTTACGTCCAAGCTGAAAAGGATGGCGTTAAATCAACTGGTGAAGTCAGAACTGAAGTTTAA